One Bradyrhizobium sp. ISRA464 genomic window carries:
- the ispH gene encoding 4-hydroxy-3-methylbut-2-enyl diphosphate reductase, which produces MSAKKPDLRIVLCSPRGFCAGVVRAIDTVERALTIYGAPVYVRHEIVHNKYVVDSLKTKGAIFVEELAEIPDDTNAPVVFSAHGVPKSVPAEAKARNFFSLDATCPLVTKVHREAAIHFKRGREILLIGHSHHPEVVGTLGQLPAGAVTLIETAEDAKTFTPKDPDNLAFVTQTTLSIDDTAEIVALLKERFPNVNGPHKEDICYATTNRQLAVKKVAPVVDALIVVGAPNSSNSQRLREVAEREGCPIAVLAQRASDIDWKRFEGIKSLGITAGASAPEVIVEEIMGAFAERYELHVETVSAAEENEFFPLPRSLRPDAAVAE; this is translated from the coding sequence ATGTCAGCGAAAAAACCCGACCTTAGAATCGTGCTTTGTTCCCCGCGTGGCTTCTGCGCCGGGGTTGTTCGTGCCATCGACACGGTGGAACGGGCGCTCACGATCTATGGTGCCCCGGTCTATGTCCGGCACGAGATCGTCCATAACAAGTATGTGGTGGACAGCCTGAAGACGAAAGGCGCGATTTTCGTCGAGGAATTGGCCGAAATCCCCGACGATACCAACGCGCCGGTGGTGTTCTCGGCCCACGGGGTTCCCAAATCGGTTCCTGCCGAAGCCAAGGCCCGCAATTTCTTCTCGCTGGACGCAACCTGCCCGCTGGTGACCAAGGTCCACCGCGAGGCGGCGATCCATTTCAAGCGCGGCCGTGAAATCCTTCTGATCGGGCATTCGCACCACCCAGAGGTGGTCGGCACCCTGGGCCAGCTCCCGGCGGGGGCCGTGACCCTGATCGAGACCGCCGAGGACGCCAAAACCTTCACGCCGAAGGACCCGGACAACCTCGCCTTTGTGACCCAGACCACGCTGTCGATCGATGACACCGCCGAGATCGTGGCGCTGCTCAAGGAGCGCTTCCCGAACGTCAACGGTCCGCACAAGGAAGACATCTGCTACGCCACCACCAACCGCCAGCTCGCGGTGAAGAAGGTGGCCCCGGTGGTCGATGCCCTGATCGTGGTCGGTGCGCCGAACTCGTCGAACTCGCAGCGTCTGCGCGAGGTCGCCGAGCGCGAGGGCTGCCCCATTGCCGTGCTTGCCCAAAGGGCCAGCGACATCGACTGGAAGCGCTTCGAAGGCATCAAGAGCCTCGGCATCACCGCGGGCGCGTCCGCGCCGGAGGTGATCGTCGAGGAGATCATGGGCGCCTTCGCCGAACGCTACGAACTTCACGTGGAGACGGTCTCGGCTGCGGAAGAGAACGAGTTCTTCCCGCTGCCGCGTTCGCTGCGGCCTGACGCTGCCGTCGCGGAATAA
- a CDS encoding propionyl-CoA synthetase, producing MNIQQNSRYHEVYARSLRDPEGFWAEASREIDWIEPAKKIFDPAIGVYGRWFAGAVVNTCYNALDRHVAGGRADQLALIHDSPLTNTITKLTYSELLEEVQTLAAVMQDFGVTKGDRVILYMPMVPEAVVAMLACARIGAVHSVVFGGFAAKELASRIDDAKPKLIFSASCGLEPARIVQYKPLLDEAIRLASAKPETCIILQRQQHGCELTAGRDHDWASLRQAAFDTGKAAACVPVLATDPLYILYTSGTTGIPKGVVRDNGGHLVALKWSMYNLYGVKPGEVWWCGSDIGWVVGHSYIVYGPLIHGATTIMYEGKPVGTPDAGAFWRLISEHKAVALFTAPTAFRAIRKEDPDGKFIRQYDLSNFRTLFLAGERADPPTVEWAEQQLKVPVIDHWWQTETGWCIAGDPVGLGMLPVKHGSPTVSMPGYQVDVVDESAKPVPAGTMGSIVIKLPMPPGCLPTLWQQDERFKEAYLSEFPGYYKTSDAGYKDEDGYVWVMGRTDDIINVAGHRLSTGGMEEILASHPDVAECAVLGIKDAIKGEVPCGFLVLKAGVAKRPDDVEKEVVALVREKLGPVAAFKLAITVARLPKTRSGKILRGTIKKIADGEPWTMPATIEDPKVLDEIGAALKEKA from the coding sequence ATGAACATTCAGCAGAACAGCCGGTATCATGAGGTGTATGCCCGCTCGCTTCGGGATCCCGAGGGATTCTGGGCAGAAGCGTCGCGCGAGATCGATTGGATCGAGCCGGCAAAGAAGATCTTCGATCCCGCGATCGGGGTGTATGGGCGCTGGTTCGCCGGGGCCGTGGTCAACACCTGCTACAACGCGCTGGATCGCCATGTCGCCGGCGGCCGTGCCGACCAGCTCGCGCTGATCCACGATTCTCCGCTCACCAACACGATCACGAAATTGACCTATTCCGAGCTGCTGGAGGAGGTGCAGACGCTGGCCGCGGTGATGCAGGATTTCGGCGTCACCAAGGGCGATCGCGTCATCCTCTATATGCCGATGGTGCCGGAGGCGGTGGTCGCGATGCTCGCCTGCGCGCGGATCGGTGCGGTGCACAGCGTGGTGTTCGGCGGCTTCGCGGCCAAGGAGCTGGCGAGCCGGATCGATGACGCCAAGCCGAAGCTGATCTTCTCGGCAAGCTGCGGGCTCGAGCCCGCGCGCATCGTGCAGTACAAGCCGCTGCTCGATGAAGCGATCCGCCTCGCCAGCGCGAAGCCGGAAACCTGCATCATCCTGCAACGGCAGCAGCACGGCTGCGAGCTCACGGCCGGTCGCGATCATGATTGGGCGAGCTTGCGCCAGGCCGCCTTCGACACCGGCAAGGCCGCGGCTTGCGTCCCGGTGCTCGCGACCGATCCGCTCTACATCCTCTACACCTCGGGCACGACGGGAATTCCGAAGGGCGTCGTGCGCGACAATGGCGGGCATCTCGTCGCGCTGAAGTGGTCGATGTACAATCTCTACGGCGTGAAGCCGGGCGAAGTCTGGTGGTGCGGCTCTGATATCGGCTGGGTGGTCGGCCACTCCTACATCGTCTATGGCCCGCTGATCCACGGCGCGACCACGATCATGTATGAGGGCAAGCCGGTCGGCACGCCCGACGCCGGCGCGTTCTGGCGCCTGATTTCCGAGCACAAGGCGGTGGCGCTGTTCACGGCGCCGACCGCGTTCCGCGCCATCCGCAAGGAAGATCCGGACGGCAAGTTCATCCGGCAGTATGACCTCTCGAACTTCCGTACGCTTTTCCTCGCCGGCGAGCGCGCCGATCCGCCGACGGTGGAGTGGGCGGAGCAGCAGCTCAAGGTACCGGTGATCGATCACTGGTGGCAGACCGAGACCGGCTGGTGCATCGCCGGCGATCCGGTGGGCCTCGGCATGCTGCCGGTCAAGCATGGTTCGCCGACGGTGTCGATGCCGGGTTATCAGGTGGATGTGGTCGACGAGTCGGCAAAGCCGGTGCCTGCGGGCACCATGGGGTCGATCGTGATCAAGCTGCCGATGCCGCCCGGCTGCCTGCCGACATTGTGGCAGCAGGACGAGCGCTTCAAGGAAGCCTATCTCTCGGAATTCCCCGGCTACTACAAGACCTCGGACGCCGGCTACAAGGATGAGGATGGCTACGTCTGGGTGATGGGCCGCACCGACGACATCATCAATGTCGCCGGTCACCGGCTCTCCACCGGCGGCATGGAAGAAATTCTGGCGTCGCATCCCGACGTCGCCGAATGCGCCGTGCTCGGCATCAAGGACGCGATCAAGGGCGAGGTGCCTTGCGGCTTCCTGGTGCTGAAGGCCGGAGTGGCGAAGCGCCCTGATGACGTCGAGAAGGAGGTCGTTGCGCTAGTGCGCGAGAAGCTCGGCCCGGTCGCCGCGTTCAAGCTCGCGATCACCGTGGCGCGGCTGCCGAAGACCCGCTCCGGCAAGATCCTCCGCGGCACCATCAAGAAGATCGCCGACGGCGAGCCCTGGACCATGCCGGCGACGATCGAGGATCCCAAGGTGCTCGACGAGATCGGCGCCGCGCTGAAGGAGAAGGCGTAG
- a CDS encoding DUF6494 family protein: MNEDVFNASLRGFLKKVGITSQREVEKAVREAVASGRLKGNEKLPAKVVLTIGGVNLVHDISGEIELG; encoded by the coding sequence ATGAACGAGGACGTTTTCAACGCCAGCCTTCGCGGTTTCCTCAAGAAGGTCGGCATTACTTCCCAGCGCGAAGTCGAAAAGGCCGTGCGCGAGGCCGTCGCGAGCGGCCGGCTCAAAGGCAATGAGAAGCTTCCGGCGAAGGTTGTGCTGACCATCGGCGGCGTCAATCTCGTTCATGACATATCGGGCGAGATCGAACTCGGCTGA
- a CDS encoding homoserine kinase: protein MAVYTDVAAEELAEFLKSYDIGELLSYKGIAEGVENSNFLLHTSQGAYILTLYEKRVAEDDLPYFLSLMAHLAERGVSCPQPARNRKGEVYSRLAGRPAAVINFLEGLWPRRPNVTHCAGVGQALAKMHLAGRDFPLVRTNPLSVSGWRPLFDLAAARADSVQVGLHDFVARELDHLEASWPTDLPVGVIHADLFPDNVFFLGDKVSGLIDFPFSCNDILAYDIAICLNAWCFEADHSFNVTKARALLNAYRRERPLSAAEEAAMPLLARGAAMRFLLTRLVDFLNVPEGALVQPKDPLEYVRKLRFQQNVAGLNDYGITPAGCVA, encoded by the coding sequence ATGGCGGTCTACACCGACGTCGCCGCCGAAGAGCTCGCGGAATTCCTCAAAAGTTACGACATCGGCGAACTGCTCTCCTACAAGGGCATCGCCGAAGGCGTCGAGAATTCGAACTTCCTGCTGCACACGAGCCAGGGCGCCTACATCCTCACGCTCTACGAGAAGCGCGTGGCGGAAGACGACCTGCCGTATTTCCTGTCGCTGATGGCGCATCTCGCCGAGCGCGGCGTTTCGTGCCCGCAGCCGGCGCGCAATCGTAAGGGCGAGGTCTATAGCCGGCTCGCCGGCCGGCCGGCGGCGGTCATCAATTTCCTCGAAGGGCTATGGCCGCGGCGGCCGAACGTGACGCATTGCGCGGGCGTCGGCCAAGCGCTGGCGAAGATGCATCTTGCCGGCCGCGACTTTCCGCTGGTGCGGACAAATCCGCTGTCGGTCTCCGGCTGGCGGCCGCTATTTGATCTCGCCGCGGCGCGGGCCGACAGCGTCCAGGTGGGATTGCACGACTTCGTCGCGCGCGAGCTCGATCATCTCGAAGCAAGCTGGCCGACCGACCTGCCGGTCGGCGTCATCCATGCCGACCTGTTTCCCGACAACGTCTTCTTCCTCGGCGACAAGGTGTCGGGGCTGATCGACTTCCCGTTCTCCTGCAACGACATCCTGGCCTACGACATCGCGATCTGCCTGAACGCCTGGTGCTTCGAGGCGGATCATTCCTTCAACGTCACCAAGGCCCGCGCGTTGCTCAATGCCTATCGCCGCGAACGGCCGCTGTCGGCCGCCGAGGAGGCCGCGATGCCGCTGCTCGCGCGGGGGGCCGCGATGCGCTTCCTGCTGACGCGCCTCGTCGACTTCCTCAACGTGCCGGAAGGCGCGCTGGTGCAGCCGAAGGACCCACTGGAATATGTCCGCAAGCTGCGCTTCCAGCAGAATGTCGCTGGTCTCAACGACTATGGCATCACGCCGGCAGGATGCGTGGCGTGA
- the rnhA gene encoding ribonuclease HI, whose translation MRGVSEKPHVTVFTDGACSGNPGPGGWGAILRFGDVEKELKGGEPHTTNNRMELMAAISALEALKKPCVVDLTTDSQYVRQGITGWIHGWKRNGWRTADKKPVKNVELWQRLDAALKPHEVRWHWIRGHAGHAENERADQLAREGVAMARLKEL comes from the coding sequence ATGCGTGGCGTGAGCGAAAAGCCGCATGTCACTGTTTTCACCGACGGTGCCTGCTCCGGAAATCCCGGACCGGGCGGCTGGGGCGCGATCCTCAGATTCGGCGACGTCGAGAAGGAATTGAAGGGCGGCGAGCCGCACACCACCAACAATCGCATGGAGCTGATGGCGGCGATCTCGGCGCTCGAAGCGTTGAAGAAGCCTTGCGTCGTCGACCTCACGACCGACAGTCAGTATGTTCGCCAGGGCATCACCGGCTGGATCCATGGCTGGAAGCGCAACGGCTGGCGTACCGCCGACAAGAAGCCGGTCAAGAATGTCGAGCTCTGGCAACGGCTCGACGCCGCGCTGAAGCCGCATGAGGTGCGCTGGCACTGGATCAGGGGCCACGCCGGCCACGCCGAGAACGAGCGCGCGGATCAGCTCGCGCGCGAGGGCGTCGCGATGGCGCGGCTGAAGGAGTTGTAG
- a CDS encoding cell cycle transcriptional regulator TrcR: MSNAPLMPKATAVWLVDNTALTFDQVADFTKMHPLEVRAIADGDAAQGIKGMDPISNGQLTREEIERGESDPNYRLKLQESKVVLPAAAKKKGPRYTPVSRRHERPSAILWLVRNHPELKDAQIMRLVGTTKTTIASVRDRTHWNASTLTPMDPVTLGLCSQIELDFEVQRAAKEKPTTTVYGGATLLPASETTRKDQPDYEPAEKQHDDLNVDAVFAKLKTIGGKKADDEEE, from the coding sequence ATGAGCAACGCACCGCTGATGCCGAAGGCGACTGCCGTGTGGTTGGTCGACAATACCGCTTTGACCTTCGATCAGGTGGCCGATTTTACCAAAATGCACCCCCTCGAGGTGCGCGCAATCGCCGACGGCGATGCCGCCCAGGGCATCAAGGGCATGGACCCGATTTCCAACGGCCAGCTCACCCGCGAGGAGATCGAAAGGGGCGAAAGCGACCCGAACTATCGCCTCAAGCTTCAGGAGAGCAAGGTGGTGCTGCCGGCCGCGGCCAAGAAGAAGGGCCCACGCTACACCCCGGTGTCGCGTCGCCATGAGCGGCCGAGCGCCATCCTGTGGCTGGTGCGCAACCACCCCGAACTGAAGGACGCGCAGATCATGCGTCTGGTCGGTACCACCAAGACCACGATCGCGAGCGTGCGCGACCGCACCCACTGGAACGCCTCGACGCTGACGCCGATGGACCCGGTGACGCTCGGCCTGTGCTCGCAGATCGAGCTCGATTTCGAGGTGCAGCGCGCCGCCAAGGAGAAGCCGACCACCACCGTCTATGGCGGCGCCACGCTGCTGCCGGCCTCCGAGACCACGCGCAAGGATCAGCCCGACTACGAGCCGGCCGAGAAGCAGCACGACGATCTCAACGTCGACGCCGTGTTCGCCAAGCTCAAGACGATCGGCGGCAAGAAGGCCGACGACGAGGAAGAGTAA